The genomic region GTGAATGTGCAGATTAATCCAAATATGGTGGAGGAATTGGAGAGAAGTTTGATAGGGGAAAGCGAAGAACCAAGGTCGGTGGAGGTACTCTCTCAAATCCTGACAAATCAGTGGAGGTCAATCTCCAAGGTACGCGACCTTGGCCCCTACAAATTCATTATTACTTTTCTGGAGAAATCGGATATGGAACATGCCCTCTCACTGAAAGAATCACTTCTTATGCAATACTTTAGTCAAGTCTTTCCTTGGGATATTTATCAACAAGGAGATACTAGAAGAATTTGGATTGAGGTAATGGGGATCCCTCCTCAGGTTTGGTCCAGAAAAACTTTTGAGTTAATTGCGGCCAAATTTGGTGTGCTTGTGTGTTGTGATGTGAACTGCGAAAATCCAGACAGTTTTGTGACTTGCCGTTTGATGATTGATACCAATATCATGTCTTATATTGCTGAAGTGTTGTACATTAATATCAATGAGCATTTTATCGGGAAATCTATATTTGTTAGGGAGGGGACAAACCTAACTACATGCTACATCAATCAACCAGTGCGCAATCTTGTGTCTTTTGATCAGTGGGATGATACCTTGTCCGTAAGACTTGAACCTCAGTCTGGACAGCTTACCCCTGTGGAGGGGTGTGCCAGGGTGTCAGGGACTGTTGTGGAAGAATCTCCAGTAGGAAGGGAAGAGCCAAATGGTTCTGAAAGGACTATTACTTGTATTGGAAATGTCAATTATGACATTAATGAGGAGTTTGAATTAATTTCAAATAAGAGGGTTTTTAATGCTAGTCTAGGAAACTCAAACAACACGATATTGTCTGATGATGACTGCCCTCCGGGCTTCCAAAAAATCATAAATACCAAGAAGTCCAAAAGAaagcttaagaaatttgggaacTATAAAAATCCTGGAGGTGCTACCAAGAAATCGAAGAAGAAGGTGAAAGACTTCAGTGATGAAATTGCAGATGCACAATTTAACGATAGTATTGAGTGTTGGTCTGAAGACGTTTTTGAAGTGGATAGAGGTGTAAAAGAACTAAGTTCTGATGATGATTTTGAGTCAGATCCAGAATTGGAAGAAATAAAAGCCAAGGAGTTCGGCAGGTCATTGGGGTTGGGTGTAGGAGATAAGCTCTCCATTGAAGAcctattattgtaatttttttaagGGAAAGTGAGGTGAGTGGCGTGGAATGTGTCGAAACAAGGTTGTATGGTACAGTTGGCAGTGGTTCAATAATAAGCTTCTGGGATTTTGTTTGAATTGAGTGGATTGGTAAGTGGAAGTGACCCTTACAGCAAGATTTTCCGGGGTTCTATAGTCTGTCTTTGTAAAACTTGTGGCCAATTCTATGAACCAGGCAGGGATATAACTCTAAAGTGGTTGATACCAACTTGGGAGGAGATGAGGTACCCCTTTCTAGGGGTCTACATGGAGACGGCAAACCACCTGCGCCTACACTGTCAGTTCTCATGAAGTCTGTGGTTTAATTTTGGCAAATACGGGGGTGTGGCATGGGTATGCCCAACTGATAGTGCCAAAGATAATATTGTTACTCTTGAGAATTCTGAAAGTCAAAATTCTATGGAGAATCTGAACATAGCCGTGGATCAAGGGTTTATAGACAGTTCTGAAAAACTAGAAGATCAAGTCACAGCTATGAACCCGAAAACTTCTCTAAATAGTCAAGAGTCAGAAAAAGAGGGATTCTGCTGAATTTCTGTAAAACCAGAAGAAAAAGATAAAGACTTCAAGACGAAACCTCCGAAGTCAATGGAGACACATTTGCAAAATCAGAAATTGAACTATTGGTTCGTCAGAATATGATGCAAAAATCCTGGAAAAGCCTTGTGATTCAACGGAGGACAACACAGTCAAAGCAGAATAATCCAAACAATGAAGAAAACCAGGGGAAAGGCCAAGGAAGTAAAATATTAATGCTGGAATGTATGATTTTGAAGATTGGCCGGGTGGAAAGAATGGAACCATTTAGGAATGAAACCGACCGTcatatttggttgtttgatagttGTTTTCTTTGGtcttattgttgtattttgttttgaGACCCTACTCTCTGTAGGTCTCGGGTTTCTACCCGTCTTTAatcaaaaaaaattaacaatgttGTTAAACATTTATGAAAATTGGAACGAagcaagagagagagagagagatgaagatttttGCCACAATGAAGTTGGTAAAAGAATGTTATTCATAGATTTGATTTTGGTCAAATAGGAAAGTATAGTAAAAATGGTTATATTGgaaaataatttttaaaaatggttaatttggtaattagttttactAAAATGGTTATTTTGGCAAAAGACCCACTAATATTGgcattaatcataataatataataataaataaatatattaaatggaaataaaataataaaaataataataaaaacaatagtaatataataaatataaaaaatatacatTAATATAATAACAAAAATATTAAAtagattaatataataataataatgataacagtaagaatataaaataagaatagtattattaatgttgaaataaactgaactgaactgaactgatctgaactgaactgaacttaatggagctgaactgaacttataagaactgaaattaagttcaaaagaacaggTCGTACTCGTGTACGGAATAAGTtaaaactagttttatacccgtacaAAAAATGTATGGGTCGTAATAGCAGACACTGTCATAAGATACATGAGCATATAATTGAGTGTGATTAGGTGTtcgtattttattagaattatattTTAGGTATTTGACATGTTTGACCCGTTAAGTGTATGTAAATCGCAATATTTTATGTGTTTGAACATAAATAGTTAAAATAGGAATATGAGGAATTGAGTTGAGGAGAGAAGGTAATTAAATAGAATAGAAAACATGGAGGGATCCACATGTTGAAACTTAACAACCAACGAGAACTCTTAAAAAAACCAATCTTTTATATTATGTAGATTGTTAATGTATTCTTCTCTGGAAAAGACAATTCTTCAAAAATATTTTAACTCGCCTAATTCTGCAGGTGTCACCAAAgatgattttgttttttttttggagaaaCCGAAATCGTCTGTGATTGTTATGCTGACCATGCTAATATGCTTGTGTAAAGGAATTCATAAAAGTTGGTCATAACGTCACTCAAATATACTCAGTGGTGGAGTGAGGGGAACctagcaggggcggtcgccccCGCTGACATTTGAAAATTACGAAATTTTTAgttataatttttgaattttttcaaggTCCCTTATAATATTACCCTTCTGGCCCCGCTGAAAATTTTCGCCTCCGCTAACttaaaatcctggctccgccactatAATACACTGTGTCGCTTATTTTATGCTTGATTTAAATCGATTAATTTATACTGGCACAAGTGTTTTAACCTTTGACGTCATATTTTTCCTCTGCAAACTCATGCATATACTTCAATCAAAGGAGAATATATATTTGCATGTCTCTTCTTTCTAAGCGCAAACCAAAATTAACATGGAATCGTACATCAAGAGTAGATGATAATCATAGAATCGTTCAATAATCCTACggtaaaaaatgagaaaaaaatgatTTTGGTTCACAAATGATCGTATAGCATCCTACATTCGGAATCGTTCTCGTTTGTAAGCACTAccacaaatccaggcaactacaacgccctttaacaacgcttatccaCGAAAATCATcatagacgttgtagaacggatggcgcgaattttactaaaactaattacaacggttatgattccataaccgttgttatacgttttaacaacgggtcaaacatgcacaaccgttgttaataatttggcgcaaaattggcgcaaagttaatgaaaagtaattacaacggttatttataaacccgttgttaatactttttaacaacggtttactatggacccgttgttaatattttctgtaatgacaacgggtttatgtttaacaaccgttgtcaatactttccatactataaaccacacaaacacagatcagctacagccacaccACACAaaccctaacacaaacacaataaacatacacaaacacactttctcatcgtctctttctctcttcctcatcgtcgctttatcatctcgccgtcactgttggtttcatcgtctcttactttctctaattatcaggtaaatatgcatgatttaatttaggttttgtcatctcaatcattttctttctctaattatttcatttgcatgtgttttgtcactgttgtttttctgcgtttattagcttgtaaaacaaattaaattaaataaaacaaataagaagcaagatgatagagaggaatgcatgataaacttaatatatatatatatatatatatatatatatatatatatatatatatatatatatatatatatatatatatatatatatatatatatatatatatatatatatatatatacacacacacacacattacattgataaaaatgcaattcttagatatgcatagagagtctcattctcttctatgatatccatcctctcctccttagctatttggaggtttcgttcagcagttgttatatcgtcatatagctgcaataACTGCTGCTCttcaagccattttttttggcgtccttgagtgcggtccGAGCGTACTCAAGGTAGCTCTAGTACCTGTCCTCGATGTctagcaaccggcggatgaaactcctGTTGTGCTTGGTCATAGTAACAGTcttacggatggtatcattcattgttgatgaagtttggagtttgtttgaaagatttagggtttggagtttgttttaacagttagggtttggagatatatagtgagataatagaatgttagttgagataatgcatgtatttatactaagtaatgtgtcttttgagttatttatttttaattaatatatgtttaggaagttgtgtcatcatatctctgcttcaaatcctataacccttctcattccatatattgtccattcatatgcagggattggcagtaataatgcatgcattggaattataacgggccccgtaataatgcatgcatctagtaatatttaatttttttttttttttggaggtaaataaacaacggttatttaaaaaaaaaccgttgtctttagttataacaacggttttttatactgtaaccgttgttataactttaccaccaaaatttagtcaccctttccaaaacggttttttctactttaaaccgttgttaatagttttcacaacgggtttcttagaaaaaccaaccgttgttaaaacctactacaacggatgctttaacaacgtccgcttttttatataacaacgatttttaaccgttgttatagcctgtatctgtagtaatGAAGTGTCATTTGCAACCAAAATATATGTAACACGTCAATTGTCTGTATATTTGATAACAAAACCTAGAAAACGTAGAGGTGCATGCATGCATGCAAATATCCAGCTATACATTAACAAAAGGATTAGTTCTAGAATTAGTGAAACTAATAGTTAGATTAAGCAAAGTAATTAGCCCTAAGCTAGGACGGTGGAGAAAATTAGAGTATCCTAGAATTGTGTGAAATACGTCTCTTTTATACTCACTGATGCATTATTAGTTATTACATTCATTGAACTTACATGTTATTATGAAGCATTATTAGTAATAATCTCTCTTAGTTGTAGGCTTGTAGCATATAATGATTGATTAAGGTCAAATAAGTATACAAGTTTTGAGGAAAGTACGGAGTAATAATAAATTAAGAAAGGCTAAGATAAAATAGGTTACTGCTTACTAGAAGCTATTAGTTGAAATGAAGCTTTAGACGAATTCAAATTCTTGTTTAAAATGGACATATCAGTCTTAAACAATAAAACGGATCAAATAGATGAATaagataataaaaaaaaaaaatagaatatcTAAAGAAATGAACTCTTAACCCATTTTACATTTAAGGCGAATATAGGCATCTTAAGTGAGACCTATTGTCTCACATAAACTTTAAGAAAATTTTTAAAACAACTATTACATCATTAAAAAATTTTTAAAACTATTACATCATTAGAGTCAGGAAGACAAATACTTTATACTCGTATGAGATTATATTATATACTCGTATATTTCAATCATTATATATAATCACAAATTGTTTTATAAGACTTATATTTAGGTAAGACTAACCCAATAGCATAAGGCCCAACAAAATTACTtaataaaaatatgaaataatacttttattttaataacctaatattttaaattaataacttatatatttaaatatgttagttttcattataaagtataaagttatcaaaataaaatcaaaaacttAATATCTCAATGTTTTTCCTTGGACTTTTCTCCTATTGGGCCAGTCCTATGCTATATGACGGCCCTATAGAAGAGTTGCTGTTTACTTATCTATTTTTCAAAAACTTAAAATAGAACAACAAATTACATTATGATATTGGCCTACCTAAAACATGAAGTCTATGTTTATGCAATACGAGTACTTCGGTTACGGTTATATATGTACTCCCTTCATtccattcatttatttactttttttaaatCATTGTGGTATTTACCGTagtttggagggagtatttatttattACAATGTATGTACTTGTTAAAAATCTATTTTAGCATCTTACGGAGTACTTCTTTCGTCTCGATCATTAAtttgcctctttttttttttcttttttttttgtctcagTCAAATGTTTGTCTTTCTATTTTAGTAATGCCTTTCATAGGTATTGAAtctttcacactcaatttgtttcaCTTGTTATCTAATAATTGATTTCCTCCTTCTTTGATTTTTGTGTCAAAAACTAAAGGCAAACAATAGATGTATACTTAATTAGGGCGGTATTGGGTTGGGTCGATTCAAGAGATCATAACTTCTCTTGTTACAATGGATGTTGGTTTCACTTAATAAATATGATcagttctaatttttttttttaaataaaaaacaaaGACATATAAATGACCGGGACGACGAAAATGTTAGTTAACAAACCCGGAATTTAGATGGAGATCCATTCCAAGAACTAATCAATGGAGTATACCGAGTACGGTGATGATTAACATGTTTTTTTTTATGGTGCACGAGTTAATTATTTTAACTTTTCATTTACGGTAGATATATCTGGCTTGTTAAATTACTGTACTACCTGACTCCTGCTCAACAAACATGACCCAATCAAGCAATCCCTCACCATAACAAAACAAATGAACGGCTCAGGCGTTGAGCAACCCTCAAccactgttttggtaaatttctaccaatttagggttaaagtgaccgccctttttagcctcgtatcagggggttaaattatatgtgatttgtgacggaatatgtaTGTAATTAAGACGGAGTAACGATGAAAGCAAAGTAAAGGACAAAATAAGGTaataatgacacaagagattttggtgacgcggaaaacccgatgtgggaaacaaccgcggggggagtcggaatcccgccaatagTCCACTATGTAATAATCGGAGTACAATTACGATATACAATTGTCCGGATCTGATGATGAATAACTTGTCTAACGGTGCAGATGGGATGCAAATCAGACGTCAATGGCTATTTGTGGGTTTATATGTTGTACGTGGGTAATAGGGATTTTGTGTGATCTTCATATGGCCATGATTAGTAATCATTGTTCAATGATGAGGATTCTTCCTTTGAGTGGAACTATGTCAGAGGTTTTATACGTGAGTTTGGTTATGAGAACAAAGGGAGGATTTGGCGTTGTGCACAGGCTGCTTGTGTTTGTTCTGGTGTGGTTCAATATGGATCCCTTCTCTTGTTTGtcttccttgtatttatagtgaataaaccctagtgggttTATTAGGGTTCCCTACTCAATTACCTTGATCCTCAAGGTAGAGTTTGGACTTTCCTTATTCAGAATATGGCAACAATTAGGATTTCCTTGTCTTACCCGagatcttattaatatcttagtCCAAGCCGAACTCTTCTTTATCTGATGTCCTTCCCCAAATTATTTCGCTTCGTGCTGCCTCCCTGGCTCGGTCCATGGGCCCGACTCCCCATGTATGTAATGGGTCCATTGCTCATTAATTAACCACTTATCTCGTGCCACGTAGCCTAGCCAAAATACGGTAATTTTGGCCCTAACAGTTGCCCCCAATTTCGCTTCTCAGCCTTGTTGAGGAGGGAAATTGATTCTTCAAGCTCTGCCTACTGTCGCTATTCTGCTACCGGTAAACCGTTGCTATCCTTCTGGACTATGCTGCTATTCTGCTGGAAGGAGATGCAGACAACCTCATCGTGACAGATCTTTGCTGAACAGATGATGAAAACTCGATGGAGAAGTCTCATTGGAATTCTCATGGAGCAAGTCTTTGGTGGCTTGCACGGATCGACTCTGCTAGATATACTTGAGATACCCCGCATCCCTACTCTGTACCTGAACCGGTACCACTGGCCCGCTTGATTCTCGCTGAATCGTACTCTATTGTCCTTGTAGGCGATTTACGGCTCTCCTTGGTTCGGCTGATCGGGAAGTAGATGTAAGGTGATTTTTTATTGATGTAGACTCGTGGACTCCTGTTAGCAGACTTTACAGCAAGCGGACTCTAGGCAGATTTCTGCTGGAGGATGCTTAGAACAACTGGTGGACTCTAGGATCCTGATTGCTGACGTTGGGGTCCTGATGGTTGGTGTGGGGAATTAGGCGGCTGGTGCTGGGAGCCTGATGGCTGAATTTAGGAACCAGACGGTTGGCGCTTGAATCCTGTTAGCGGATGTCAGGGAGCAGATGCCTGACACTAGAGACCAGGTGGCGAGATCTTTGGGATCCACGATCGGCTCAGCTAAATCGGCGACCGGGAACCGAGAAAGTTGATCTTTGGGAGCCGACGGTGAATCTCGGGAAGCACTTTCCACCTGTCCTTACCATACTCTTATTTGGTCACCAAGGGTGTATCTGGTGGTTGGAGCATTCGGCATAAGTTTGCTATGCACTTGTTATGTAGGTGATACCTGCAAAATATTAGTAGCAATGCATGTGCATGGATGGACTCTCTAATGTATAATGCAGACTATATGATGATTAGATATGTTGTAGACTATATGATGATTAGATATGTTGTAGACTATCATATGTCGTGAATGCAATGTCAACCATGACTATATGCTCTGTCTCTTTGGTTTCGTTTGCCTTTGTCTGGAGTTTAGTTCCCACTTAGATATATCCAGGAGGTTGACCTGGTTCCAGGTGCACAACCTCTGTCTCTGGTGGCAGATGTTTGATAAaatattttacccatgacgtaaaatatcttatcaATAGGATAGCTGATTAGAGCGTACCCATCATTGAATGTTTctgactaacaaggaatgttacgttccttgtggttccagacgttTGAAAGCCGTGCGTGCACCCATTGATCTAAGACATAGCTAGCTAAGGAATTACTGAGttaacgttaaggtatgggtggtcttagtatgcCGAACCCTGCGCGCTACCTCGGCGTATGTTCTCCATGTGGCTTGACTTAAGATAAACGTCTTCGTAGCCTCACATGGCAGGGGCTGGACCCTCAAAGTGTGCCTTATCTGACAAGCAACCAACATCAGTGTCAAAGCCTTTCTCCCTAGAAGCGTGAAAGATGACCAAATAGTACAAatacctggtgctatctcatggtgttccagaGCAACAtctggatccaggaagccacaTCGCGTACCACTTGggttttagaaaatattttgttttaaataaaaaggaataaataataaacataaaaataaattttGAAACCAAAAAAGGACTCGATAAAAAGATATTAGTAAAAAGGTTTTTGCTTCATGGACTGTTGAAAGGTACTCTGTACACTAAGATTTCggcactttgtcagacaaagtactGTCGGGGATTATACAATATTTGACCTTGCATGGCCATCAATCTGTACACCCTATTACCTGGCGCTTTCAGCCTGTCATTGTCCTTTCCGATTGTAAGCAAATTTTTTCAGCCTTGTGATTTTTGGTATTTTCAAATACCCTTCATAACACTAGGTCCTCTACTGCGAGAGTCCTGATTCTGACGTTGTTATCATATGCCCTTGCTTCTGATTGCTTGTACGATGTCATGCGTATGTTAGCACTTCTTAGTTCAACTGTTGTGGCTCTTTCTTTTTGCTACCGTTTCAGGTTCTTAACATTGAGTTTGTTGTTTGACCAAGATTGCTCGATGGACCGTTGGCTTCTGACTGTCGCGTGAGGGATGTAGTCTTTGCCCCCTGCATGACTTTCACGGCTTTGCTGTGGATGGCATGCAATATAGAATGAGACTCATGCTTGCTTTTTTACTTTCTTGCTGAGAGTAGCGTCATTTCTTTTTGTCATTTGTTATTTCATGTTCTGGTGTTCAGGAAACGAGGCTGGTGGCAGCACGTGTTGCTGTGATTTTTCACTTTGGGAAGCTGATGCAAAGATGTGTTCTGCAGCATTCTGGCTGTTGCATGTCTCCTATAAATTCAGCGTGCTAGGAGCTTTTATGTATCAGCGGTACGTTGATTGAATTGATCCCATGCCATTGATTCATGTCCTGCAAGCTGTTGGCGGAGCTACCTGTTCTGCTGGCCCGACCTGTGCGCGGAGAGGCTGTTTCTGCAGGCCGAGAATTTTTTGCAGGGAGCGCTTTGCATTCTGCGTCCTGCGTCCTGCATCATGCGTTCTGCGTCCTACATTCTGCGTTCTATGTTCTATGCCATGCGTCCTGCATTCTGCGTTCTATGTTCTACGCCCTGCGTCCTGCATTCTGCGTTCCGCGTTCTGTGTTCTGCATCCTGCGTCCTGCCTTCTGCGTTATATGCTGCAGGAGGAGCGATTTGATATGGGGATGGAGTGGCAGGTTCTGGAGCCTGAGTAACCACTCCTGCTGGTAGGGAGATCTCCTGCAAGAAATTATTCTAATAGGGCCAGCAGATGGCATAGCCAACGACCTTCCAACGCTCAAGACAATAGTTATTCAATATATAACAGGGGAAGCAAGATTACGAAGTTTATGAATTACTTTAAGAGCGACATATGGACATGAATCTTTTATCCTTTGTTTACCGTTGGTTTTGACACATGAATGAAAAGCATAAGTGATAAGAAACCTAGCATGAATGCTACCTCCAAGTTGTAAGGACGTCTGCCTCCAGGTTCTGGGTTCTGGCCCCCGACTAGGGACCTGCCTGGTTTCAGATATTTTTCAGGTGCCTGACTCTCAGGGTCGCTGCAGGCTCGGACGATCAAGTTCCCTCCTGGCCCCTCTGCTGGGACCTGGGTACCAGGCCTACTCTTGTCCCTTTTATTGGAAATTCCACTAGTGTGACATGTACAACTATGGTTCCTATTTTCCTTTTAGGTCGCTGATGTTTTCATCAACCTTGGTCCGGGGTGCAGGACTAAAGTCAGATGCTAGTCTACCATGGTTGTGACTTAACGGTCATTCGAGGTTCGAACTTCAGGGTGTGAGCACTTAGGCGTATGGTTCAATTGATCATTGTTCATTTATCCTAATAGCTCTAGTTTTCTCATATAGGCTTTCAGGAGGTAGTAAGTTATCACATGGATATGATGAGACTAATAGTAAGAGAGCAATTCACAGAAAGCTATAACAAGTGTAAGAAATAGTTTTTCAAGTgacgtgtacctggtctctgcaggatgCAGAGACTTATTGAGATAATATGCTGGGTACCAGTATGACGCTAACTGAAGCCTTGGTTACCGACAGGTATGGGGACAGATCTTTGGGACCAGTGCGGGGACCGGATACGGGGTCCAGTGCGGGATCGTCATCGGGACTAGGTGCGGTATATCAGATACAGGACCAGGTGTGGGATCCAGGTACTGTAACCAGGGCTCTTCTGGTTCCAGGCTGGACGATAGTGGTGGTACCAGGGTTCTTCTGGTTCCAGGCTGGACGATAGTGGTGGTACCAGGGTTCTTCTGGTTCTAGCTTGGACAGCAGGGGTAGTACTAGGGTTCCCCTGTCTCTGCTCCCTTTGGATGATGGCTCCCGTAAATGGGCTATGCAGAAGTCTGGCTTACTCTGGGTCCTGCCCTTCATCTGGTTTCTTTGCTAGATTCTTTGCTGGGTTGGTTTGGCGAAAGGGTTGCTACGACAACTAATCTGGTTCTTTGTTTCGGTGTCGCTAATCGCTCGCTTCACGTTTCCTGCCTCCTCAGGTTTTGCCTCTGCTTCCTCCTGCATCCTTCTTCCGACTTCCTGCTCCCTGGAATTCCGTTTCAGATTCCTTCTGCTTCCTGGATTTCTGTTGCTGGTTCCTCCTGCTTCCTGGATTTCCGTTTCAGGTTCCTCATACTCCCTGCCTCCTGGAAGTTAAGAGAAGATAGGCGGTCGAGACTTCTTTATTCTACTAGATCTCAGTGTCTTGGGAACCAGTTCAGGTGTTGATGAGGTCGGCTCCCGAAAATGATGCTTATTGGGCGACCACCCGAAAATTGTTGGTCGATGACTACCCCCAAAAAGGTTCTGAGGTCGCGATGTTTCGAGCGAGTTAGTTCCTGCAAGAGAAGATCAAACACAGCAAGGTAGAAAAATGGTGTAGCTGCTGCCGAGGAGAGAATCGTGTTAGGAGGACCTCTCCTCAAGCCCGTTTGTACTCTTGTTTCTGGCGACTTGGCCTTTTGTATTTTGCTTTGTTTCGGGATTTTTCCCCGAGATGTAGACTAGGTACGAAACTCGTTTTAGAAGCTCCTTATGAGCTACTACTCTATTAGAGTGACCATTGGAATCAGCATCCAAGTGCCTGGCGGACCGCGTTGTGATTGCTATTGTTGTGTACCGGTTCTTATATTTCGATTGTGTCTTTGCGAGCTCTGATAGTTCCTGTGTGCC from Silene latifolia isolate original U9 population chromosome 3, ASM4854445v1, whole genome shotgun sequence harbors:
- the LOC141645968 gene encoding uncharacterized protein LOC141645968, which produces MRSEMGSYGGFHGRSRMVRRDYFYNRNFPARRRNFNRRHQNQWRLKGGFQRHKVWRRKDEIVSIFVDNINRNTTTETIKSHFMKFGEISDVFISSKRRANNPNYFGFVKMKGPRNASTAIQQMRGRWVDNSRIFVQEARFQQRSHNSGANKGFFWSNPNMHDGPNKVEKEVVKPKHKNHSDSQDSFKPIEEDKIVNVQINPNMVEELERSLIGESEEPRSVEVLSQILTNQWRSISKVRDLGPYKFIITFLEKSDMEHALSLKESLLMQYFSQVFPWDIYQQGDTRRIWIEVMGIPPQVWSRKTFELIAAKFGVLVCCDVNCENPDSFVTCRLMIDTNIMSYIAEVLYININEHFIGKSIFVREGTNLTTCYINQPVRNLVSFDQWDDTLSVRLEPQSGQLTPVEGCARVSGTVVEESPVGREEPNGSERTITCIGNVNYDINEEFELISNKRVFNASLGNSNNTILSDDDCPPGFQKIINTKKSKRKLKKFGNYKNPGGATKKSKKKVKDFSDEIADAQFNDSIECWSEDVFEVDRGVKELSSDDDFESDPELEEIKAKEFGRSLGLGVGDKLSIEDLLL